Within SAR202 cluster bacterium, the genomic segment TCGGACGGCCCCGGCTGCAGGTCCTTGATCCTGTATGCCGGCTGTTGGTGGCCGGAGTACCCCGCCTGCGCGAACCGCATCCTCACCGCCCCGCTCTCATGCCCGCCCGGCGTATCGATCGGCGTAAAACAGTACACGTGCGAGTCGATAATCATATCTGTGGACGCCTTTCCTTAAGTTCGCTGTCAATGCTACCGTCGCCCGGGGATAGCAACGCGGTGTGATTGCCGGCGCCGTCCCGCTACCCCGGGAAGCCCACCGGCGCTCCGCTGAAGTACGCTTCGTCACCGAAGTGCGGGAACATACCGAAAAGGTCCTTTTCCTTCTCATCCCACACCAGCCCCGTCTCGCAGTAGGCAGTCGAGCCGTGCGCCGGAGGGTTATAGATAGGGTTCGTCAGCAGGTCAGAACGGTACCACGTGGACCTGTGCTTGAAGGATGTCCCAACTGGGTACCGGTCAAATATGAAGCCCTTGAGCCGCGGGTTCTTCTTCTGCGACTCGATCCCCTCACCGAACTTCGTGTACTTCGCCAGCTCCGGGCGCACCTGCTGGACCTCTGCGATCGATAGCAGCTCGCTGTCGTTCCGCATGAAACACGCGTTGCCCTGCGGGTCTACCATCGCCCACTTCTTCTGCTCCGCCGACCAGAACTCCGCCGTGAAGTGGCCGAACCAGCCGTCAGGCTGCTGGTTTGTGAACACCGCGCACCGGGCGGGTATGCCCACGGCCTGCGCGCAGCTAACGAAGGTGGCGGAGAAGTGTACACAGTGGACCAGCGGCCGCATGCCGTTGTGGCCCCGCTGCTTTGAGCCCCAGTCAAAGACCGTCTCCGGGTCCCAGGGGGCATTCTGCATCGTTATTACCGTGTTGGCGTGCTCAATGTTGCTGGAGAGCCACCCCATAATCGCCTGGGCCTTCTCAAGGGAGCTACCCTTGCCCTTCGCTGCCTCAGGAATAACCCGGCGTAGGGACTCCATCCGCGCGGTGCCCGGATCCTCCCACTTGAACGGCGGAGGAGGCGCGTCCTGCCCATCCTCCAGCCGAACGCGGAGTATGTACTCGGCGCGGAAAGTGTTCAGGTAGCCCATGTGGTGGTTGCGCCACTCAGCGCCGCTGTTGTCGCTGATGAAGCTCCGCGGCGCCTCGTACCCGGACTCCAGCCCAATCGACCATGCGTTCATCGCCGTTGCATCGCACCATAGCTCGAATACATTCTCGCCCCGTCGCAAGTGCTTTGCCTCAACCGTGAACTGGTACCACCTGTACCAGGGCATCGGCATCGCGGGCAAGGTAGCGATCTCCCGCCCGTTCACGGAGAAACGCAGCGGGACTTTCGAGTCCGGGTACGCCCGCATAAGCGCGTATACTGTGGCGCTCTTTGAAGTCGCGGGGAGGTCAAGCACCTTCCGCGCCCGGCGGAAGGTCGTCAGCTCCTCGCTCATGTTCGGCTGGCCGTGACCGGCCTCTGTGTAGAACAGCTTGCTCATCGAAAGGACTCCCGGTCCGCCCCTGGGCTATTAATAAGGTAAGGCAGCGGCCTTACTGTGTTATCCTGTCGCACGGTATTATATCCAACAGGCCGACTTTGTGCGCGAGGTGAAAGCTATGACCGGCAGGTTCCCAACGGCGGAGATGGACGCCGTCGCCCGGGCATTCCCGGGCCGCCTGGGATTCTATGTGGAAGATATCAATACAGGCGACTGCCACCAGTACGCCGCGGACCGCAGGTACCCTACCGCCAGCGTATGCAAGGTGACCGTCCTGATCGAGCTGTTCCGGCAGGCACGGGACGGCGCCATCTCTCTTGACACTCGCGTACGAGTGCCGGACAACGTCTCCTCCCTCGGCTCCGGCATGCTGTCAATGCTCCAGGACACCCCCGAGCTGACTCTGCTGGACTACGCCCGACTCATGATCATCGTCAGCGATAACATCGCCACCGATACATTGATGGGCATCCTGGGCAACAAGAACATCAACGCCACGCTCGACCGGCTGGGGTACCCCGAGACCCGGACCACCGTCACCATTGGCGAATACCACTACCGCATGCGCAACCTGGGCCACCTCCCCCGCAACCGCGAAAGCGACGCGCTCCAGCGAGGCTCGGACAAATACCCGCTGGACTATTCGTCAGTATCGTATACGGACTCGCTGGAAAATAACGTCGCCAGGCCCGTAGACATGGCGGACATGCTACGTAGAATGCACCGGGGCGAAATGGTGGACGCATCCGCCTCCGTGGCCATGCTGGACATCATGAAGCAGACCAACTACGTACAAGGCATACGTAAACACCTGCGCCCCGGCACACCTATAGCCCACAAAAGCGGCTCCTCCGGCATCATAAAAGGTCATGTGGGATAGTCTACCTCCATTCCGGGCCGATGATAGTCTCGGCTTTTGCTCTGGCGAACGACAAGCAGGTGGACGGGGCGGGGGCGATTGCGGAGATCGGAAGGCTTGCCGTAGGCGCT encodes:
- a CDS encoding transglutaminase domain-containing protein, whose product is MSKLFYTEAGHGQPNMSEELTTFRRARKVLDLPATSKSATVYALMRAYPDSKVPLRFSVNGREIATLPAMPMPWYRWYQFTVEAKHLRRGENVFELWCDATAMNAWSIGLESGYEAPRSFISDNSGAEWRNHHMGYLNTFRAEYILRVRLEDGQDAPPPPFKWEDPGTARMESLRRVIPEAAKGKGSSLEKAQAIMGWLSSNIEHANTVITMQNAPWDPETVFDWGSKQRGHNGMRPLVHCVHFSATFVSCAQAVGIPARCAVFTNQQPDGWFGHFTAEFWSAEQKKWAMVDPQGNACFMRNDSELLSIAEVQQVRPELAKYTKFGEGIESQKKNPRLKGFIFDRYPVGTSFKHRSTWYRSDLLTNPIYNPPAHGSTAYCETGLVWDEKEKDLFGMFPHFGDEAYFSGAPVGFPG
- a CDS encoding serine hydrolase; this translates as MTGRFPTAEMDAVARAFPGRLGFYVEDINTGDCHQYAADRRYPTASVCKVTVLIELFRQARDGAISLDTRVRVPDNVSSLGSGMLSMLQDTPELTLLDYARLMIIVSDNIATDTLMGILGNKNINATLDRLGYPETRTTVTIGEYHYRMRNLGHLPRNRESDALQRGSDKYPLDYSSVSYTDSLENNVARPVDMADMLRRMHRGEMVDASASVAMLDIMKQTNYVQGIRKHLRPGTPIAHKSGSSGIIKGHVG